A genomic segment from Desulfonatronum lacustre DSM 10312 encodes:
- a CDS encoding PocR ligand-binding domain-containing protein: MIPTSPSDSLHDYEALVANTPMGVFTATPEGRFLSANPAMVRLLGYNSEEELLASVTDIAVQVFADPEDRETLVRLLDQNDELVNYECRLVRRDGTPLWTSATVRVVRASAGRVLLHQGFLSDISERKRTESIMAARDRLQHLARSGSLAELLRATLAEAEQLTASRIGFFHFLEDDQSTIVLQTWSTRTVMESCTTGPSAGTHYPVSRAGVWADCVRTRAPVIHNDYAALPHRRGLPEGHAPILREMVVPVQRDERIVAILGVGNKPTDYGAEDLDVLASLADLAWDIAERKRAEETLLESEERYRRITECLTDYLYTVRVEDGRAAQTVHSPACVAITGFTDEEFAADPYLWINMVLPEDQELVREQARKVLEEGRAEPVEHRIIRKDGQRRWVSNTIVARLNSQGELTAYDGLIKDITERKSMDQALRESEVRVRNKLDALLSPDGDVGELDLEDIIDTRAIQLLMEDFHRLTHIGSAIVDLHGKVLVASGWQDICTKFHRSHPDALRNCIESDTLLSTVGEPGTFKLYKCKNNLWDMATPIIIGGRHLGNMFLGQFLFTDDMPDRELFREQAHRYGFDPEAYLNALDRVPRYDRNTVDQAMAFYARLADLVSTLSFGQVKLARAMAEQDQVKDELRQVNARLEGTLADKDKFFAIIAHDLRSPFIGFLSFIRLMVGHIEDMSQEDIRKLAEDMKGSAENLYNLLNNLLDWARMQRGITPFEPQPQPLTTLIRGTLELIEPSARQKAIAVRCSVPEHISILADPPMLSTVVRNLLFNAVKFTQRQGEITITAEQDEETVRISIRDTGVGMDETILCGLFALDRRTSLRGTEGERGSGLGLLLCKEFIEKHGGRIWAESKPGQGTVFTFSLPRISLDGDIPTQKDGTCDQ; encoded by the coding sequence ATGATCCCCACGTCTCCCAGCGACTCCCTCCATGACTATGAAGCACTCGTGGCCAACACGCCCATGGGCGTATTCACGGCCACCCCGGAAGGCCGGTTTCTCAGCGCCAATCCGGCCATGGTCCGCTTGCTGGGATACAACTCAGAAGAAGAGTTGCTGGCATCGGTGACGGACATCGCCGTCCAGGTGTTCGCCGATCCGGAGGACCGGGAGACATTGGTCCGCCTTCTGGATCAGAACGACGAGCTTGTGAATTATGAATGCCGCTTGGTCCGCCGCGACGGTACGCCGCTCTGGACTTCGGCCACGGTGCGCGTGGTCCGGGCCTCCGCCGGGCGGGTGCTGCTCCACCAAGGGTTTCTTTCGGACATTTCAGAACGCAAGCGCACGGAATCGATCATGGCCGCCCGGGACCGGCTTCAACACCTGGCTCGCTCCGGAAGTTTGGCCGAACTGCTCCGGGCCACGCTGGCTGAAGCCGAACAACTCACCGCCAGTCGGATCGGTTTTTTTCACTTTCTTGAAGACGACCAATCCACCATCGTCCTTCAAACCTGGTCCACCAGAACCGTCATGGAAAGCTGCACCACCGGTCCCTCCGCCGGTACCCACTACCCGGTGAGCAGAGCCGGGGTCTGGGCCGACTGCGTCCGCACCCGCGCCCCGGTGATCCACAACGATTATGCCGCCCTGCCCCACCGTCGGGGGCTGCCCGAGGGCCATGCCCCGATTCTCCGGGAAATGGTGGTTCCGGTGCAGCGCGACGAACGGATCGTGGCCATTCTCGGCGTGGGCAACAAGCCCACGGATTACGGAGCCGAGGATCTGGACGTCCTGGCCTCCCTGGCCGATCTGGCCTGGGACATCGCCGAGCGCAAACGAGCCGAGGAAACTCTGCTGGAAAGCGAGGAACGCTACCGACGGATCACGGAATGTCTGACCGATTATCTGTACACCGTCCGTGTTGAGGACGGCCGGGCCGCTCAAACCGTGCACAGTCCGGCCTGCGTCGCCATAACCGGCTTCACGGACGAGGAATTCGCCGCGGATCCCTACCTTTGGATCAACATGGTCCTGCCCGAGGACCAAGAGCTGGTCCGGGAGCAGGCCCGCAAGGTGCTCGAGGAGGGCCGGGCCGAGCCGGTGGAACACCGGATCATCCGCAAGGACGGTCAACGGCGCTGGGTGAGCAACACCATCGTCGCCAGGCTGAACTCCCAGGGGGAATTGACGGCCTACGACGGCCTGATCAAGGACATCACCGAGCGCAAAAGCATGGACCAGGCCCTGCGCGAAAGCGAAGTCAGGGTCCGGAACAAGCTCGACGCCCTGCTCTCTCCGGACGGAGACGTGGGCGAGTTGGACCTGGAAGACATCATCGACACACGGGCCATCCAACTGCTGATGGAGGACTTCCACCGCCTGACTCACATCGGCAGCGCCATCGTGGACCTGCACGGCAAAGTGCTGGTAGCCTCCGGATGGCAGGACATCTGCACGAAATTCCACCGATCCCACCCCGACGCCCTGCGCAATTGCATCGAAAGCGATACATTGCTCTCCACCGTGGGCGAACCCGGGACCTTCAAGCTCTACAAGTGCAAGAACAATCTCTGGGACATGGCCACGCCGATCATCATCGGCGGCCGTCACCTGGGCAACATGTTTCTGGGCCAATTCCTGTTTACGGACGACATGCCGGATCGAGAGCTGTTCCGGGAACAGGCTCACAGGTACGGCTTCGACCCCGAAGCCTACCTGAATGCGCTGGACCGGGTACCGCGATATGACCGGAACACCGTCGACCAGGCCATGGCCTTCTACGCCCGCCTGGCGGATCTGGTGTCCACCCTCAGCTTCGGCCAGGTCAAGCTGGCCCGGGCCATGGCCGAGCAGGACCAGGTCAAGGACGAACTGCGCCAGGTCAACGCCCGACTTGAAGGGACCCTGGCGGACAAGGACAAGTTTTTCGCCATCATCGCCCATGACCTGCGTTCGCCGTTCATCGGCTTTCTCTCCTTCATCCGTTTGATGGTCGGGCACATCGAGGACATGAGCCAGGAAGACATCCGCAAACTTGCCGAGGACATGAAAGGCAGCGCGGAAAATCTCTACAACCTGCTGAACAATCTCCTGGACTGGGCCCGGATGCAACGCGGCATCACCCCCTTTGAGCCCCAGCCGCAACCTCTCACGACCCTGATCCGGGGCACCCTGGAACTCATCGAACCGAGCGCCCGCCAAAAAGCCATCGCCGTACGCTGCTCGGTCCCGGAACACATCTCCATCCTCGCCGATCCTCCCATGCTCAGCACCGTGGTCCGCAACCTGCTGTTCAACGCGGTCAAATTCACCCAACGTCAAGGCGAGATCACGATCACCGCGGAACAGGACGAGGAAACAGTCCGCATCTCGATCCGGGATACCGGAGTGGGCATGGACGAGACCATTCTATGCGGCCTCTTCGCCCTGGATCGCAGAACCTCCCTGCGCGGCACCGAAGGCGAACGCGGCTCGGGCCTGGGCCTGCTCTTGTGCAAGGAGTTCATCGAAAAACACGGCGGCCGAATCTGGGCTGAAAGCAAGCCAGGGCAAGGGACGGTCTTCACCTTCTCGTTACCCCGGATATCTCTCGATGGAGACATTCCTACTCAAAAAGATGGAACGTGTGACCAATGA
- a CDS encoding CBS domain-containing protein — MILVTTHVNTDFDALASMVAAAFLHPGATRLVPSHVQPAVRDFLAVHWDMLRLNHRDSVDLAAVDELVVTDTSSWERLDAMRDLAARDDLPVTVWDHHMARGTIAATKEHREEVGAAVTLLLERFQAQDTAFSPIHATLFLLGIYDDTGSLSFPNTTARDARMAAFLLENGADLNVACAYLDSSLDDRHLDLFSRMLAEPEIVRLDDLRVGVCVQDARKELNMLPTVVSKFMEIQGLDAAFGIFPMGSRKTAVIGRGNPKLFDVGAVVRRLGGGGHPGAGSAVVQASLESTRSQVLELIRKARTSQTQVRELMTPVSAGLSPTHTLREAAAILERPENQSASRTDGRPGNQLGRQALPVVNEQGRLLGVLHKSQLRKIKQDRQWDKSVTSMLHHNVPVVHPDQGLREALHLMTHSDLGFLPVVEDDRLVGEITRASVILNMYEL; from the coding sequence ATGATTCTCGTGACCACCCACGTCAACACCGACTTCGACGCCCTGGCGTCCATGGTCGCCGCCGCCTTCCTGCATCCCGGCGCAACGCGCCTTGTCCCGTCCCACGTGCAGCCGGCGGTGCGCGACTTCCTGGCCGTGCACTGGGATATGCTCCGGCTGAACCACCGGGACTCCGTGGACCTGGCCGCCGTGGACGAGTTGGTGGTCACGGACACTTCCAGTTGGGAACGGTTGGACGCAATGCGGGACCTGGCCGCTCGGGACGACCTTCCGGTAACCGTCTGGGACCACCACATGGCCCGCGGAACCATCGCCGCCACGAAGGAACACCGGGAAGAGGTCGGGGCCGCGGTTACCCTGCTTTTGGAACGCTTTCAGGCCCAGGACACGGCCTTTTCCCCGATCCACGCCACCTTGTTTTTACTTGGCATTTACGACGACACCGGTTCCTTGTCCTTTCCCAACACCACGGCTCGGGACGCGCGGATGGCCGCCTTCCTGCTGGAGAACGGGGCGGACCTGAACGTGGCTTGCGCGTACCTGGACAGTTCCCTGGACGACCGTCACCTGGATCTGTTTTCCCGGATGCTGGCCGAACCGGAAATCGTCCGCCTTGACGACCTGCGCGTGGGAGTCTGTGTCCAGGACGCCCGCAAGGAATTGAACATGTTGCCCACGGTGGTCTCCAAGTTCATGGAGATTCAAGGGCTCGACGCCGCATTCGGGATTTTCCCCATGGGTTCCCGCAAGACCGCGGTCATCGGACGCGGCAACCCCAAGCTGTTCGACGTGGGCGCCGTGGTCCGCCGCCTGGGCGGCGGAGGCCACCCCGGGGCCGGTTCCGCCGTTGTCCAGGCCTCGTTGGAATCGACGCGAAGCCAAGTCCTGGAACTGATCCGCAAGGCCCGAACCAGCCAGACGCAAGTCCGCGAACTGATGACCCCGGTCTCCGCCGGACTCAGCCCCACGCACACCCTCCGGGAAGCCGCGGCCATCCTGGAGCGACCAGAGAACCAAAGCGCTTCAAGGACCGACGGCCGGCCCGGAAACCAACTTGGCCGCCAAGCCTTGCCGGTGGTGAACGAACAAGGCAGACTTCTGGGCGTCTTGCATAAAAGCCAACTCCGGAAAATCAAGCAAGATCGGCAATGGGACAAATCCGTGACCTCCATGCTCCACCACAACGTCCCCGTCGTGCATCCGGACCAGGGCCTGCGCGAGGCCCTGCATCTGATGACCCATTCCGATCTGGGATTCCTGCCTGTTGTGGAAGATGATCGTTTGGTCGGTGAGATCACCAGGGCGTCCGTCATTTTGAATATGTACGAATTGTGA
- a CDS encoding glycogen/starch/alpha-glucan phosphorylase — MAKKNKGKAEAGASPDRKSRLVQWDGDLHGGDSVEGLKRDIVRHVVTSLGNDYARPNAFTYYNGLALAIRDRMIAQWIKTQRSYYNEQAKRVYYLSMEYLHGKSLLNSLHCLGLHDLAKEALAEFGLDLEDVAEVEWDAGLGNGGLGRLASCYLDSMATQCISGYGYGIRYDYGMFHQTIENGAQVEQPDNWTKHGTPWEFDRARFMTPVNFFGRVRTWVDDQGRLRHDWVDTEKVLAMACDLLVPGYRNGRAINMRLWAAKSDTEFNLEFFNTGDYIGALEAKIRDETISKVLYPSDDKLQGRVLRLCQQYFFVAASLDDILRRYKKKFETFDQLPEMVVIQLNDTHPTIAIPELMRVLVDEELLDWDTAWDLCTRVFAYTNHTILPEALETWPCSLIQRVLPRHMEIIYEINHRFMQWLDGLDDGHPDPAGRKSRLSIIQEHPEKAVRMANLAIVGSFSVNGVAAMHTEIIKSSVFPEFHAVFPGRFRNVTNGVTPRRWLNQCNPGLAELISQKISGNWLYNLDRLHDLIPHADDQAFRTAWRDVKRANKERLAAYVSRKLGFECNLDAMFDVQVKRIHEYKRQLLNVLHVITLYNRIKADPAKDVVPRTVFFGGKAAPAYFMAKLIIRLINGVADVVNPDPDVAGRLQVVFLPNYCVSQAERIIPATELSEQISTAGFEASGTGNMKFAINGALTIGTLDGANVEMLEEIGAENMFIFGRTADEIKALRRGGYNPWQFCENDPELKQVLSMISGNVFSPHNHGLFAPIIDNLLHHGDYFCVLADYRAYVECQEQVSTLYRDQDEWTRRSILNTANMGKFSSDRSVMDYAQNIWGVDPQACLL, encoded by the coding sequence ATGGCCAAGAAGAATAAGGGCAAAGCAGAAGCGGGAGCCTCCCCGGACCGGAAAAGTCGTCTCGTCCAGTGGGACGGCGATTTGCACGGCGGCGACAGCGTGGAAGGGCTCAAGCGCGACATCGTGCGGCACGTGGTGACCAGTCTGGGCAACGATTATGCCCGGCCCAACGCATTCACGTATTATAACGGCCTGGCCCTGGCCATCCGCGATCGGATGATCGCGCAATGGATCAAAACCCAGCGTTCGTACTACAATGAACAGGCCAAGCGGGTGTACTACCTGTCCATGGAATATCTGCACGGCAAGTCGCTGTTGAACAGTCTGCACTGTCTGGGGTTGCACGATCTGGCCAAGGAAGCCTTGGCCGAATTCGGCCTGGACCTGGAAGACGTGGCCGAGGTGGAGTGGGACGCCGGGCTGGGCAACGGCGGTCTGGGCCGCCTGGCCTCCTGCTATCTGGACTCCATGGCCACCCAGTGCATCTCCGGCTACGGCTACGGCATCCGTTACGATTACGGCATGTTTCACCAGACCATCGAAAACGGGGCCCAGGTGGAGCAGCCGGACAACTGGACCAAGCATGGCACCCCCTGGGAGTTCGACCGGGCCCGGTTCATGACCCCGGTCAACTTTTTCGGCCGGGTCCGGACCTGGGTGGACGACCAGGGCCGGCTGCGTCACGATTGGGTGGACACGGAAAAAGTCCTGGCCATGGCCTGCGACCTGCTCGTTCCGGGGTACCGCAACGGTCGGGCCATCAACATGCGGCTCTGGGCCGCCAAGTCGGATACGGAATTCAACCTGGAGTTCTTCAATACCGGAGACTACATCGGCGCGCTGGAGGCCAAGATCCGGGACGAGACCATCTCCAAGGTGCTCTATCCCAGCGACGACAAGCTCCAAGGCCGGGTGCTCCGGCTCTGTCAGCAGTATTTCTTCGTTGCCGCGTCCCTGGACGACATTCTGCGCCGTTACAAAAAAAAGTTCGAGACGTTTGATCAGCTACCGGAAATGGTGGTCATCCAGCTCAACGACACCCACCCGACCATCGCCATTCCCGAACTGATGCGCGTCCTGGTGGACGAGGAACTGTTGGACTGGGACACGGCCTGGGATCTGTGCACCAGGGTCTTCGCCTACACCAATCACACCATCCTGCCAGAGGCTTTGGAAACCTGGCCCTGCTCCCTGATCCAGCGGGTCCTGCCCCGACACATGGAAATCATCTACGAGATCAACCACCGCTTTATGCAGTGGCTGGACGGACTGGACGACGGCCATCCCGACCCTGCCGGTCGTAAATCCCGGCTGTCCATCATCCAGGAACACCCGGAAAAGGCCGTGCGCATGGCCAATCTGGCCATTGTGGGCAGCTTTTCGGTCAACGGCGTGGCGGCCATGCACACGGAGATCATCAAAAGCTCGGTGTTTCCGGAGTTCCACGCCGTATTTCCAGGGCGGTTCCGCAACGTGACCAACGGCGTCACCCCGAGGCGCTGGCTGAACCAGTGCAATCCCGGTCTTGCCGAATTGATCTCACAAAAGATTTCCGGCAACTGGCTGTACAACCTGGACCGGCTCCACGATCTGATTCCCCATGCCGATGACCAAGCCTTCCGGACGGCGTGGCGGGACGTCAAACGGGCCAACAAGGAGCGCCTGGCCGCGTACGTGAGCCGCAAGCTGGGCTTTGAATGCAACCTGGACGCCATGTTCGACGTGCAGGTCAAGCGCATCCATGAATACAAGCGCCAGCTGCTCAACGTGCTGCATGTGATCACCCTCTATAACCGGATCAAGGCCGACCCCGCAAAGGATGTCGTCCCCCGAACCGTGTTTTTCGGCGGCAAGGCCGCGCCGGCCTATTTCATGGCCAAACTGATCATCCGGCTGATCAACGGCGTGGCCGACGTGGTCAACCCCGATCCGGACGTGGCCGGTCGGCTGCAAGTGGTTTTTCTGCCCAACTATTGCGTGTCCCAGGCCGAGCGGATCATCCCGGCCACGGAATTGTCCGAGCAGATATCCACGGCCGGCTTCGAAGCCTCGGGAACCGGAAACATGAAGTTCGCCATCAACGGGGCTCTGACCATCGGCACCCTGGACGGGGCCAACGTGGAAATGCTGGAAGAGATCGGGGCGGAAAACATGTTCATCTTCGGCCGCACCGCCGACGAGATCAAGGCGTTGCGCCGCGGCGGGTACAATCCCTGGCAATTCTGCGAAAACGATCCGGAGCTGAAGCAGGTGCTGTCCATGATCTCCGGCAACGTCTTCTCCCCCCACAATCACGGCCTGTTCGCGCCGATTATCGACAACCTGCTGCACCACGGTGACTACTTCTGCGTCCTGGCGGACTACCGGGCCTACGTGGAGTGTCAGGAACAGGTCAGCACCCTCTACCGGGACCAGGACGAATGGACCCGGCGCTCCATTCTGAACACCGCCAACATGGGCAAGTTCTCCAGCGACCGCTCGGTCATGGACTACGCCCAAAACATCTGGGGCGTGGACCCTCAAGCCTGTCTGCTTTAA
- a CDS encoding nucleoside recognition domain-containing protein, with product MPSPNALFTALYASQDFLRRNILAAGQVCAALFKVMIPVMIVMKVSQELGLVDVVGRGMGPMMELFGLPGPMGLVWATALLTNLYAAAVVLITLLPEAPLTSAQVTVLATMMLIAHGLPVELSIARRSGARVRTQLVVRIGAAMLCGWLLHLGYGWLNWGTTPVQPSWFPDAPPAGWTAWMLREVRNLAGIAVIVLIMLMLLDVLKRLGVTDLMIRLLSPLLKSMGIGREAGTITIVGMTLGLSYGGGLIIHEARSGRIPAKDVFLALTFMGLCHSLIEDTLLMLLLGADVSGVLWARMAFSLVFLWILAWTVARLPERVINALLIRPRTP from the coding sequence ATGCCCTCCCCCAACGCCTTGTTCACCGCTCTGTACGCCTCGCAAGACTTCTTGCGCCGCAACATCCTCGCCGCCGGACAAGTCTGCGCGGCGTTGTTCAAAGTCATGATCCCGGTGATGATCGTGATGAAGGTATCCCAGGAATTGGGTCTGGTGGACGTGGTCGGCCGGGGCATGGGGCCGATGATGGAGCTGTTCGGGCTGCCCGGTCCCATGGGGCTGGTCTGGGCCACGGCGCTTTTGACCAATCTCTACGCCGCGGCCGTGGTTCTGATCACCTTGCTGCCGGAAGCGCCCCTGACCTCGGCCCAGGTCACGGTCCTGGCGACCATGATGCTCATCGCCCACGGCTTGCCCGTGGAATTGAGCATCGCCCGGCGCTCCGGGGCCCGGGTGCGTACCCAGCTCGTCGTGCGGATCGGAGCGGCCATGCTCTGCGGCTGGCTGCTGCATCTGGGCTACGGATGGCTGAATTGGGGGACCACGCCGGTCCAGCCGTCCTGGTTCCCGGACGCTCCACCGGCAGGCTGGACAGCCTGGATGCTGCGGGAAGTCCGCAATCTGGCGGGAATCGCGGTGATTGTATTGATCATGCTCATGCTCCTGGACGTGCTCAAGCGTCTGGGCGTCACGGACCTGATGATCCGCCTGCTCTCCCCGTTGCTCAAATCCATGGGCATCGGCCGGGAAGCCGGGACCATCACCATCGTCGGCATGACCCTGGGCCTCTCCTACGGTGGAGGGCTGATCATCCACGAGGCCCGGTCAGGACGCATCCCGGCCAAGGACGTCTTCCTGGCCCTGACCTTCATGGGCCTGTGCCACAGCCTGATCGAAGACACCCTGCTGATGCTCCTGCTGGGCGCGGACGTCAGCGGCGTGCTTTGGGCCAGGATGGCCTTTTCCCTGGTCTTTCTCTGGATCCTGGCCTGGACCGTGGCCCGCCTCCCGGAAAGGGTGATCAACGCCTTACTGATTCGTCCCCGGACGCCTTGA
- a CDS encoding PAS domain S-box protein, with translation MKRHYLTEWLLLGALLSALGGFVAHTLYSDYREVEAFEQERLSGQVRVLRDNLTLQLSSVNQILSSIVDELETWKGQADGLDRANVRLKAFVQAMPVVRTLLILDAQGVVVAGNRPEVLGTGFFERAYFQAPLRAPDADTLYVGPPFTTALGVWALNVVRMVPGPEGEFDGVVSATINPDFFKIIFDSVRYAPDMWVSAAHGEGQHFLTIPEHMTRPAQDLLRADALATPSVNADESGGVVHFRDHGMMVALSAMQPSSLNMDYPLLVWLGRDLDALYASWKAYVFTLGGLFALLTAASVLVLWADQRRRAHVAASMAAADEALRQKSVELERFFNVSLDLLCIADVHGRFIRLNPEWEKVLGYPLSELEGRPYLDFVHPDDVDQTQAASTHLNSQQDVLFFENRFRARDGSYRWIEWRSKPQGEIIHSAARDVTERKRTEQALAQAVARYRGIFERAVTGIAFADETGSIITFNDSFAHLLEYPGGELIGMNFSRFTHPDDISLEVEFFKEIMGGEREDYRLEKRYLTRSGRVVWADLSVAAIRDEQGRVVNFVGMVVDISDRKQVEADLVQAKEAAETAFKTKSTFLANMSHEIRTPLNAVIGLTQLCLETQLNPPQRDYLQKVLRSSRMLLRILNDILDYSKIEAGRLVLEQRVFALNEVLDQLSALMEAPVKEKGLDLSFLVEPNVPRSLVGDSLRLEQALSNLLSNAVKFTERGGVELRVGLVGRDAEQVRLRFAVKDTGIGIKPEERERLFTVFTQADASTTRKFGGTGLGLTISKFLAEMMHGDLDFESVPGRGSTFVLTANFQSVAETELGQPSASFTATNLPDIRTLVESIRGARILLVEDDVINEEVAREYLQQAGLRVTVAHNGLEAVQAVQAVFEDAKAVKDVDRPHRFDAVLMDVQMPVMNGLEATRRIRAAEVQGSRFNGSTVGETADDGIGVGAHCGAPDGVAPIATHADDTTETTVNREPYDREPHIPIIAMTAGAMAQDREECLAAGMDDYLSKPIEQHKLFAVLAKWIAVANSTDIQNIPDASGEPDAEVALAILDRMIRLVEGGDLVEEAVLERLERALAGEERALMEEVRRCLERFDYESAFAVLQAMRTAVSSQPEQGA, from the coding sequence ATGAAACGACACTATCTGACGGAATGGTTGCTGCTGGGGGCCCTGTTGTCGGCTCTCGGCGGGTTCGTCGCGCACACGTTGTACAGCGACTACCGTGAAGTCGAGGCCTTTGAGCAGGAACGGTTGTCCGGACAGGTCAGGGTATTGCGGGACAATCTGACGCTCCAGCTTTCCTCCGTCAATCAGATTCTCAGCAGCATCGTGGATGAGTTGGAAACCTGGAAGGGGCAAGCCGACGGCCTGGACCGGGCCAATGTCCGCCTGAAGGCATTTGTCCAAGCCATGCCCGTGGTGCGGACGTTGCTTATCCTGGATGCCCAGGGCGTGGTCGTGGCGGGCAACCGTCCGGAAGTGCTCGGGACCGGTTTTTTTGAGCGCGCCTATTTTCAAGCCCCGTTGCGCGCCCCGGACGCCGACACTCTGTATGTCGGTCCTCCCTTTACCACGGCCCTGGGGGTCTGGGCCTTGAACGTGGTGCGCATGGTTCCCGGGCCGGAGGGGGAATTCGACGGCGTGGTCAGCGCGACCATCAATCCGGATTTTTTCAAAATCATCTTCGATTCCGTGCGCTATGCTCCGGATATGTGGGTCTCCGCGGCCCATGGAGAGGGACAACACTTTTTAACCATCCCGGAGCACATGACCCGGCCCGCCCAGGACCTGCTCCGAGCCGACGCCCTTGCGACGCCTTCGGTCAATGCCGACGAGAGCGGAGGCGTCGTTCATTTTCGCGATCACGGGATGATGGTCGCCCTGAGCGCGATGCAACCGTCGTCCCTGAACATGGACTATCCGTTGCTCGTCTGGCTCGGTCGCGACCTGGACGCGCTGTATGCTTCCTGGAAAGCATATGTCTTCACGTTGGGAGGCCTGTTCGCCCTGTTGACCGCGGCCTCGGTGCTCGTGCTTTGGGCCGACCAACGGCGACGGGCTCATGTCGCGGCGAGCATGGCCGCGGCGGATGAGGCATTGCGGCAAAAGAGCGTTGAGTTGGAACGGTTTTTCAACGTCTCCCTGGATCTACTCTGCATTGCCGACGTCCACGGGCGATTTATCCGGCTGAACCCTGAATGGGAAAAAGTGCTCGGATATCCGCTTTCCGAGCTTGAGGGCCGACCGTATCTGGACTTTGTCCACCCCGACGACGTGGACCAGACCCAGGCCGCAAGCACGCACCTGAACTCGCAACAGGACGTGCTGTTTTTTGAAAATCGTTTTCGCGCCCGGGACGGTTCGTATCGATGGATCGAGTGGCGTTCCAAACCCCAGGGGGAAATCATCCACTCGGCGGCCCGGGACGTCACGGAGCGCAAGCGGACCGAGCAGGCCCTGGCCCAAGCCGTGGCGCGGTATCGCGGCATCTTTGAACGAGCCGTGACCGGAATCGCCTTTGCGGACGAAACCGGGAGCATCATCACCTTCAACGACAGCTTCGCTCATCTGCTCGAATACCCGGGGGGCGAGTTGATCGGCATGAATTTCAGCCGATTCACGCACCCGGACGATATTTCCTTGGAAGTGGAGTTCTTCAAGGAAATCATGGGCGGCGAGCGTGAGGATTATCGTCTGGAAAAGCGCTACCTCACCAGGTCCGGCCGGGTGGTATGGGCGGATCTTTCCGTGGCCGCGATCCGGGACGAACAAGGGAGGGTGGTCAACTTCGTCGGCATGGTGGTGGATATTTCCGATCGCAAGCAGGTTGAAGCGGATCTGGTCCAGGCTAAGGAGGCGGCTGAGACGGCGTTCAAAACTAAAAGCACTTTTCTGGCCAACATGAGTCATGAAATCCGCACTCCCCTGAACGCGGTGATCGGCCTGACCCAGCTTTGCCTGGAAACTCAACTGAATCCCCCGCAGCGCGACTATTTGCAAAAGGTGCTGCGCTCGTCCAGGATGCTGTTGCGCATCCTCAACGATATCCTGGACTATTCCAAGATCGAGGCCGGGCGGCTGGTTCTGGAGCAGCGGGTTTTTGCCCTGAATGAGGTCCTGGATCAATTGAGCGCATTAATGGAAGCGCCGGTCAAAGAAAAAGGACTGGATCTCTCCTTTCTGGTGGAACCGAATGTTCCCCGCAGCCTTGTGGGCGACTCGCTGCGCCTGGAACAGGCCCTGAGCAACCTGCTGAGCAACGCCGTGAAGTTCACGGAACGCGGCGGAGTGGAACTGCGCGTCGGTCTGGTGGGACGAGACGCTGAACAGGTTCGACTACGGTTCGCCGTGAAAGATACGGGCATCGGCATCAAGCCCGAGGAGCGGGAACGGCTCTTCACTGTTTTCACCCAGGCCGACGCGTCCACCACCCGCAAATTCGGCGGCACGGGGCTGGGGCTGACCATCAGCAAATTCCTGGCCGAAATGATGCACGGCGACCTGGACTTTGAAAGCGTTCCGGGCCGGGGCAGCACCTTCGTGCTCACCGCGAACTTTCAATCCGTGGCGGAAACGGAACTCGGGCAACCTTCCGCTTCCTTCACCGCGACGAACCTTCCGGATATCCGGACCTTGGTCGAGTCCATTCGGGGGGCGCGGATCTTGTTGGTCGAAGATGATGTCATTAACGAGGAAGTTGCCCGGGAATATCTCCAGCAGGCCGGTTTGCGGGTCACCGTTGCTCATAACGGGCTGGAGGCCGTCCAGGCGGTGCAAGCGGTTTTCGAGGACGCCAAGGCCGTGAAGGACGTCGACCGCCCCCATCGGTTCGACGCCGTGCTGATGGACGTGCAGATGCCGGTGATGAACGGTCTGGAGGCGACCCGACGCATCCGCGCCGCGGAGGTTCAGGGTTCACGGTTCAACGGTTCAACGGTTGGAGAAACGGCGGATGACGGTATTGGTGTAGGGGCGCACTGCGGTGCGCCCGACGGAGTTGCGCCAATTGCAACCCATGCCGACGACACCACGGAAACAACCGTGAACCGTGAACCCTACGACCGTGAACCCCACATTCCGATCATCGCCATGACCGCCGGGGCCATGGCTCAAGACCGGGAAGAATGTCTGGCCGCGGGCATGGACGACTATCTGTCCAAGCCCATTGAACAACACAAACTGTTCGCCGTCCTGGCCAAGTGGATCGCCGTCGCCAATAGCACGGATATCCAAAATATTCCGGATGCTTCAGGAGAGCCGGATGCCGAGGTCGCCCTGGCAATCCTGGACCGGATGATCCGTTTGGTGGAAGGCGGGGACTTGGTTGAGGAAGCCGTGCTGGAGCGATTGGAACGGGCCTTGGCCGGAGAAGAGCGGGCCTTGATGGAGGAAGTGCGGCGCTGTCTGGAACGCTTTGATTACGAATCCGCCTTCGCCGTCCTCCAGGCGATGCGAACCGCCGTGTCGTCGCAACCGGAACAAGGAGCATGA